A window of the Flexistipes sp. genome harbors these coding sequences:
- a CDS encoding hemolysin family protein, translated as MEDGVTLYSVLIIICLVMSAFFSSTETALTSLTELKINHIIHEKGSKAKALELWLLHPNKVLNTILIGNNIFNILGSVLAAEIANIMFNNTPIALVTGVMTLMILIFGEITPKTFAKHNAEAFSLFAIKILRLFYTVFYPVSYSLNVFVKVLIKFMGGEVEKIGPSITEDELEFLISVGEKEGVLENQKREMLHNIFEISDTIAREVMVPRTDMTILKVDQPINDIINVVSQTEYSRIPVYENRMDNIIGILYVKDLLKYIKEDFASIDIRKIMRKVYFVPETKKIDDLLREFQLNRIHLAVVVDEYGGVSGIVTLEDILEEIVGEIRDEYDKEDDDIVEKSSESEYIVRARMDVDDFCDFFGLEKSEDMDEYETLGGLIYDLAGKIPDVGDEFNLDGYTLTVIEKESRKLKKIKVVRNEVNEDSEDERYE; from the coding sequence AAATCAACCATATTATTCACGAAAAGGGCAGTAAAGCAAAAGCGCTGGAATTGTGGCTGCTGCACCCAAACAAGGTACTGAACACCATACTTATAGGAAATAATATCTTTAATATTCTGGGCTCTGTTCTGGCTGCAGAGATAGCGAATATAATGTTTAACAACACACCCATTGCTCTTGTTACAGGTGTTATGACTCTGATGATTTTGATTTTTGGTGAAATAACACCCAAAACCTTTGCAAAACACAATGCCGAGGCATTTTCACTGTTTGCAATAAAAATTCTCAGGTTGTTTTATACTGTTTTTTATCCGGTTTCCTATTCCCTGAACGTTTTTGTAAAGGTTTTAATAAAATTTATGGGCGGTGAAGTGGAAAAGATTGGTCCGAGTATTACTGAGGATGAGTTGGAATTTCTTATTTCTGTTGGTGAAAAAGAGGGTGTGCTGGAGAATCAGAAGCGGGAAATGCTGCATAATATTTTTGAAATCAGCGATACCATAGCAAGGGAAGTTATGGTTCCCAGAACGGATATGACAATACTGAAAGTGGATCAACCGATTAATGATATTATAAATGTCGTCAGCCAGACGGAATATTCCAGAATTCCCGTTTATGAAAACAGGATGGATAATATCATTGGGATTTTATATGTTAAAGATCTGCTGAAATATATTAAAGAGGATTTTGCTTCTATAGATATCCGCAAAATCATGAGGAAAGTGTATTTTGTTCCGGAAACCAAAAAAATTGACGATCTGCTCAGGGAATTTCAGTTAAACAGAATACACCTGGCTGTAGTCGTGGATGAATATGGCGGAGTGTCGGGGATTGTAACTTTGGAAGATATTTTGGAAGAAATAGTCGGTGAAATAAGAGATGAGTACGACAAAGAGGATGATGATATTGTTGAGAAATCTTCCGAGTCGGAATATATTGTCAGAGCCAGGATGGATGTGGATGATTTCTGTGATTTTTTCGGACTGGAAAAATCCGAAGACATGGATGAGTATGAGACTCTTGGAGGGCTTATATATGACCTAGCCGGTAAAATCCCCGATGTTGGTGACGAGTTTAATCTTGATGGTTATACACTTACGGTGATTGAAAAAGAGAGCAGAAAACTTAAAAAAATTAAGGTGGTAAGAAACGAAGTTAATGAAGACTCAGAAGATGAACGATATGAGTAA